CCCGCCCGCCGCGGCCACCGCGCCGGATCCCAGGACGGGCGACCTGCTGGCGGCGCTCAGCGGCGTGTGCTGGGCGTTCAGCATCATGGGGCTGCGGTGGATGGGGAGCCGGCCCGATGGCGGCAACACGCTGCCGACCATCGTCATGGGGAACGCCATCGCCTTCCTGGCGTGCCTGCCGATGGCGCTTCCGGCGCGCGGCGGGGCGGTGGACTGGGCGGTGATCGCGTACCTGGGCGTGTTCCAGATCGGGGTGGCGTACCTGCTGCTGGGCTCGGGGATCCGCTACGTGCCCGCGCTGGAGGCCAGCGTGCTCCTGCTGCTGGAGCCGGCGCTGAACCCGTTCTGGGCGTGGCTGGTGCACGGCGAGCGCCCGGGCTTCTGGTCGCTGCTCGGCGGCGCGCTGATCCTGGGCGCCACCATCGTCCGCACCGCCGCGAGCCCGGTGGCGGAGCCAGTGCCGCCAGCGGATTGATCCTGACCTCGGCGTGGAAGTGCGAAAGTGCGAAAGTGCGAAAGTGCGCCGAATCGCGACGACCCGGCGCACTCATGCACTTCCGCACTCACGCACTTCAGTTCTGCAGGCTCCACCGGATAGGAAGGGCGATGATCACCGCGACGCTGCGGCCGTCGACCTGGGCGGGGGTGAAGCGGAACTTCTCCACTGCGCGGCGGGCGGCGTCCTCGAAGGCGGGGTGCGTCGAGTCCAGGATGCTCACGCTCCCCGGCTCCACGTTCCCCTGGCGGTCGATGATCAACTCGACCGTGGTCGTTCCCGTGATCTTCGAGTCGCGCAGCGCAGGGGGATAGACGCGCTGCAGCATCCGCTGCGCCTCGCGCTCGTTGGCCAGCTGCGGCAGCACGCTGACCTCGTCGGGAATGCACAGGCTGTCGCAGCGATACGTCTCCCACCCGGTGCCGGAGCCGCCGCCGGGAGGGTGCGTCGGGGTGACGGCCGTGCCACCTCCGCCGCCCACGGCGCCGAACCCCGCGTGGTGGCGGGTAGCCGTGTCGCCCGTGGCCGCGGGGAGCGAATCGGAGGCGCCGCGCGGCGGGAGCAGGCCGGGGTCGCCGTCCTTTCCCGCGGGCCGGCCGGGCGCGGACGACGGCGGGGCCACGGACGGCGGCGCCGGCGGGCGGACGCAGTCGAGGCAGTAGA
The Longimicrobium sp. DNA segment above includes these coding regions:
- a CDS encoding DMT family transporter, which encodes MASVRHRLEILGAALLFSTGGAAIKATTLTSWQVASFRSGVAALFILLVAREARRGWTWHVLPVGVGYASTMVLFVAANKLTTAANTIFLQATAPLYVLLLSPLLLRERIRARDVAFIAVVAVGMLLFFVERPPAAATAPDPRTGDLLAALSGVCWAFSIMGLRWMGSRPDGGNTLPTIVMGNAIAFLACLPMALPARGGAVDWAVIAYLGVFQIGVAYLLLGSGIRYVPALEASVLLLLEPALNPFWAWLVHGERPGFWSLLGGALILGATIVRTAASPVAEPVPPAD
- a CDS encoding energy transducer TonB gives rise to the protein MMFTVVTNRPKRRVWTPRTVAASIGAHVVMLGIFVTAAESRTPRRDPPPPEPWIYCLDCVRPPAPPSVAPPSSAPGRPAGKDGDPGLLPPRGASDSLPAATGDTATRHHAGFGAVGGGGGTAVTPTHPPGGGSGTGWETYRCDSLCIPDEVSVLPQLANEREAQRMLQRVYPPALRDSKITGTTTVELIIDRQGNVEPGSVSILDSTHPAFEDAARRAVEKFRFTPAQVDGRSVAVIIALPIRWSLQN